Proteins from a genomic interval of Pseudomonas anuradhapurensis:
- a CDS encoding cytochrome c1 — protein MKKLIAVFLLAVMPAFSFAAETGVELDKVDIDLSDKAAMQDGARTFANYCMGCHSAKFQRYERVADDLGIPHELMLEKLVFTGAKIGDHMQIGMKPSDAKTWFGAAPPDLTLVARVRGTDWLYTYLRSFYEDPARPYGVNNKVFPNVGMPNVLVGLQGNQVIGCKQVQTVTDGKKQFDPLTGSPITHEACDQLTITPNSGTLTTEQFDEKVKNLVTFLAYSANPVKLESQRIGTYVLLYLAFFFVFAYLLKREYWKDVH, from the coding sequence ATGAAAAAGTTGATTGCAGTATTTTTGCTGGCAGTGATGCCTGCCTTTTCCTTCGCGGCTGAAACCGGTGTGGAGCTGGACAAGGTCGACATCGACCTGAGCGACAAGGCCGCCATGCAGGACGGAGCGCGCACCTTTGCCAACTATTGCATGGGTTGCCACAGTGCCAAGTTCCAGCGTTACGAGCGGGTGGCCGATGACCTGGGCATCCCTCACGAACTGATGCTCGAAAAGCTGGTGTTCACCGGTGCCAAGATCGGTGACCATATGCAGATCGGCATGAAGCCCAGTGACGCCAAGACCTGGTTCGGTGCCGCACCGCCCGATCTCACCCTGGTGGCCCGGGTGCGCGGCACCGACTGGCTGTACACCTACCTGCGCAGCTTCTACGAAGACCCGGCGCGGCCATACGGGGTGAACAACAAGGTGTTCCCGAACGTGGGCATGCCCAACGTGCTGGTTGGCCTGCAGGGCAACCAGGTGATCGGTTGCAAGCAGGTGCAGACCGTGACCGATGGCAAGAAGCAGTTCGACCCGTTGACCGGCAGCCCGATCACCCATGAAGCCTGTGACCAGCTGACCATTACGCCGAATTCCGGTACCCTGACGACCGAGCAGTTCGACGAGAAGGTCAAGAACCTGGTGACCTTCCTGGCCTATTCGGCCAACCCGGTCAAACTGGAAAGCCAGCGCATCGGTACCTACGTGTTGCTGTACCTGGCTTTCTTCTTCGTATTCGCCTATTTGCTCAAGCGTGAATACTGGAAGGACGTGCACTGA
- a CDS encoding glutathione S-transferase N-terminal domain-containing protein: MGATNRLACYSDPADHYSHRVRLVLAEKGISVQVIDVEPGRLPPKLVEVNPYGSVPTLVDRDLALYESTVVMEYLEERYPHPPLMPVYPVARGNSRLLMHRIQRDWCALADTVLDPRSSEAARSEARKALRESLTGVSPLFGEFACFMSDEQSLVDCCLLPILWRLPVLGIELPRQAKPLLDYMERQFAREPFQASLSSVEREMRKL; the protein is encoded by the coding sequence ATGGGCGCAACCAACAGGTTAGCCTGCTATTCCGACCCCGCTGATCACTATTCTCACCGGGTACGCCTGGTGCTGGCCGAGAAGGGTATCAGCGTGCAGGTCATCGATGTCGAGCCCGGTCGCCTGCCGCCCAAGCTGGTAGAGGTGAACCCTTACGGGAGCGTGCCGACCCTGGTCGATCGTGACCTGGCGTTGTATGAATCCACCGTGGTGATGGAATACCTCGAGGAGCGTTATCCGCATCCGCCGCTGATGCCGGTATACCCGGTGGCGCGCGGTAACAGCCGTTTGCTGATGCACCGCATCCAGCGCGACTGGTGCGCCCTGGCCGATACCGTGCTCGATCCACGCAGCAGCGAGGCGGCCCGGAGCGAGGCGCGCAAGGCCCTGCGCGAAAGCCTGACCGGGGTCTCGCCGTTGTTCGGCGAGTTCGCCTGCTTCATGAGCGATGAGCAAAGCCTGGTCGATTGTTGTCTACTGCCCATACTCTGGCGTTTGCCGGTATTGGGTATCGAGTTGCCGCGGCAAGCCAAGCCGCTGCTGGATTACATGGAGCGGCAGTTCGCCCGCGAGCCTTTCCAGGCGAGCCTGTCCTCCGTAGAACGTGAAATGCGCAAGCTTTAA